Proteins from one Clostridium cellulovorans 743B genomic window:
- the spoIIIAE gene encoding stage III sporulation protein AE, with the protein MKRIISFLIVLILVSITSCFSVRADNKLQNRNIEIVKADNQSNANSKSIDADNKEANDIINDETNKFYKYITEEKHKYELISDMDIKQYVEEIMKNGQGNLDTKEIIRVIFIYMARESTFVIKMMLTLFVISILGSLISNMQSTFEKEIVNTAVDFAFKGIAFVVLLNCMQVSISITKEAIGAMTGFMYSIVPLMLMLVASVGGITQASVMNPIMIGIINLSSIVVKEFFVPIILMVFLLKFIERLTKGHSLSRLAKLLDKTVDITQKYILTLGIFLITIKGIVGGAFDDFTIQSAKLAVDTFVPIVGKSLSDAVTTVASYSLQLKAAIGSVGLFIVIAIVLMPLIKVLLIALGLKITAALVEPFSINDYELCNIIEDTGNSITKLVACLVIVTFMFFILITILLASGRII; encoded by the coding sequence ATGAAGAGAATAATAAGCTTTTTGATTGTTTTAATATTAGTATCTATTACGAGTTGTTTTAGTGTACGAGCTGATAATAAATTACAAAATAGAAATATTGAGATAGTTAAAGCAGATAATCAGAGTAATGCAAATAGTAAAAGTATAGATGCAGATAATAAGGAAGCCAATGACATAATAAATGATGAAACTAATAAATTTTATAAATATATAACTGAGGAAAAGCATAAATATGAATTGATTTCAGATATGGATATAAAACAATATGTTGAAGAAATAATGAAAAATGGACAAGGAAACTTAGATACAAAAGAAATAATAAGAGTTATTTTTATATATATGGCAAGAGAATCAACCTTTGTAATAAAGATGATGCTAACGTTATTTGTAATATCAATACTAGGATCATTAATCAGTAATATGCAAAGTACCTTTGAAAAAGAAATTGTGAATACGGCTGTGGATTTTGCTTTTAAAGGTATAGCTTTTGTTGTGTTATTAAATTGCATGCAAGTTAGTATAAGTATTACAAAAGAGGCTATTGGAGCAATGACTGGTTTTATGTACTCTATAGTGCCGCTGATGTTAATGCTTGTAGCATCAGTTGGTGGGATAACTCAAGCTTCAGTGATGAACCCAATAATGATAGGAATAATTAATCTAAGTTCTATAGTTGTTAAAGAATTTTTTGTACCAATTATATTAATGGTTTTTCTTCTAAAATTTATAGAAAGGCTCACAAAAGGGCATTCATTAAGTAGACTAGCAAAGTTATTAGATAAAACTGTTGATATTACTCAAAAGTACATATTAACTTTAGGGATATTTCTTATTACCATAAAGGGCATAGTTGGCGGAGCATTTGATGATTTTACAATACAGTCAGCAAAGTTAGCAGTGGATACCTTTGTTCCCATAGTAGGAAAATCTTTATCTGATGCAGTTACAACAGTAGCTAGTTATTCATTGCAATTGAAAGCAGCAATAGGATCTGTAGGGTTATTTATTGTAATAGCAATAGTTCTCATGCCATTAATAAAGGTTCTTTTAATAGCTCTTGGACTAAAAATTACTGCTGCATTAGTAGAACCATTTTCAATAAATGATTATGAACTTTGCAACATAATTGAAGACACTGGTAACTCTATAACAAAGCTTGTTGCTTGTCTTGTAATAGTAACTTTTATGTTTTTTATATTGATTACAATTCTTTTAGCGAGTGGAAGGATAATATAA